A region from the Flavobacteriales bacterium genome encodes:
- a CDS encoding glycosyltransferase family 39 protein yields the protein MARADRYVLLALLLLNGVLKLCWLGVNELSGDEPFTVFWSQQKTSDLLAMFRDENNPPLYFFLIKWWSAATPYEVPWLRVPSAVFSALAVWPLFLLARKHASLWTAAGACLLLTFCNEHYTYAHEVRAYSLLTLLTISGMWQVDRMARNGPRAVLWLALVNTALVYTHFMGWAAIGIQFLCTLLVPEWRAGHKRWFKATAIALVLFLPYGWVFAQRVGTSVAQGTWLTAPAWDEPYSMLWRWSNAPVITVVFIAVVVFGLWKSNMKGTLERLALLWCGVPLAGLFLLSFVVPLYLDRYLVWAAPGFALLVATSLGALAGNRKLVRGSLAVACVGMLLTFTPWKDNGLKPSAVVKQVNEWASAPEALLAFTPEWYVHTMVAGYGVTTFQSEGYLERTKAFSQRGVSSTKEFDPSAHARERDAFVVIVDAGNMLNTSQQDLSAELRSLFPTVDSVEATKKVWVYRFRK from the coding sequence ATGGCCCGTGCTGACCGCTACGTCCTGCTCGCGCTCCTGCTGCTGAACGGCGTGCTGAAGCTGTGCTGGCTGGGCGTGAACGAGCTCAGCGGTGATGAACCCTTCACGGTATTCTGGTCGCAGCAGAAGACGAGTGACCTTCTGGCGATGTTCCGCGATGAGAACAATCCGCCGCTGTACTTCTTCCTTATCAAGTGGTGGAGCGCGGCAACGCCCTACGAAGTGCCATGGCTGCGCGTGCCCAGCGCGGTGTTCAGCGCGCTGGCGGTGTGGCCGCTTTTCCTGCTGGCGCGGAAGCATGCCAGCCTGTGGACGGCCGCCGGGGCCTGCTTGCTCTTAACCTTCTGCAATGAGCACTACACCTACGCGCACGAGGTGCGTGCTTACAGCCTGCTCACGCTGCTCACCATCTCTGGCATGTGGCAGGTGGACCGCATGGCGCGCAACGGTCCGCGTGCGGTGCTGTGGCTCGCCTTGGTGAACACCGCCTTAGTGTACACGCACTTCATGGGATGGGCGGCCATTGGCATCCAGTTCTTGTGCACGCTGCTGGTGCCTGAATGGAGGGCCGGACACAAGCGCTGGTTCAAAGCGACTGCCATTGCATTGGTCCTCTTCCTCCCCTACGGCTGGGTCTTCGCGCAGCGCGTGGGCACCAGTGTGGCGCAGGGCACTTGGCTTACTGCGCCCGCATGGGATGAACCTTACAGCATGTTGTGGCGTTGGAGCAATGCGCCGGTCATCACGGTGGTGTTCATTGCGGTGGTGGTCTTCGGTTTGTGGAAGTCGAATATGAAGGGCACGCTGGAGAGATTGGCTTTGCTGTGGTGCGGTGTGCCTCTGGCGGGCTTGTTCCTGCTGTCGTTCGTGGTGCCGTTGTACTTGGACAGGTACCTGGTGTGGGCGGCACCGGGGTTTGCGCTGTTGGTGGCCACATCGCTGGGAGCCCTAGCGGGGAACCGGAAATTGGTCCGTGGAAGTCTCGCAGTTGCATGCGTCGGCATGTTGCTCACGTTCACACCTTGGAAGGACAACGGTTTGAAGCCGAGTGCCGTGGTGAAGCAGGTGAATGAATGGGCGAGCGCCCCAGAAGCGTTACTCGCGTTCACTCCGGAATGGTACGTGCATACTATGGTGGCTGGCTATGGCGTGACAACTTTCCAAAGTGAAGGCTATCTGGAAAGAACCAAGGCGTTCAGCCAGCGGGGTGTCTCAAGCACCAAAGAATTCGATCCGTCAGCACATGCACGAGAGCGGGATGCGTTCGTGGTGATAGTTGATGCCGGAAACATGCTGAACACTTCCCAACAAGACTTGTCCGCCGAATTGAGAAGCCTCTTCCCGACAGTCGATTCCGTTGAAGCCACCAAAAAGGTGTGGGTGTACCGTTTCCGGAAGTGA
- a CDS encoding S9 family peptidase — protein sequence MARSLTSALAVALCLGATSAQAQKAPLLDSTPKPIPMEDFFKNPEKVSFRISPNGQYISYRAPWRNRMNIFVQKLGGAEVTQVTSDTIRDVGGYFWKGDRLIYSRDINGDENFIVFSASIDGKDVKALTPQKDVRAGVLDDLHNIAGMEQSVMVQMNQRNPQVFDPYLVNVVTGELKPMYDNQENYESWVTDHAGVIRMATRTDGVDQIYYYRASANEPFAEYMRTSFKDSWGPQMFTFDNKNLIVNHNLGGRDKTAIVEWDLAAKKEMRVIHENGEYDMNNVDWSRKRKVLTVATWTGAKSERHFLDTETEALYTKLGANFKGYDFWVYGEDDTETKMLVWAGSDRNPGKYYFYDATTGKLEHLSTACPWLPEEQMAQMIPIQYTSRDGLTIHGYLTIPRGMDPKNLPLVVNPHGGPWARDEWGFNSEVQFLANRGYAVLQMNFRGSTGYGRAFWEKSFKQWGRTMQNDITDGVNWLVKEGTVDPKRVAIYGGSYGGYATLAGITYTPDLYACAVDYVGVSNLFTFMNTIPPYWEPYKKMMYEMVGDPKADSLAMRESSPVFHMNNVKCPLFIAQGANDPRVNKDESDQVVAALKKRGVKVEYMVKDNEGHGFHNEENRFDFYGAMESFLEKHIGNGYKSAPKRSQALPTE from the coding sequence ATGGCACGATCGCTCACTTCAGCCCTGGCAGTGGCCCTTTGCTTGGGCGCAACTTCCGCGCAAGCGCAAAAAGCACCGCTCCTGGACAGCACCCCGAAGCCCATCCCCATGGAGGACTTCTTCAAGAACCCGGAGAAGGTGAGCTTCCGCATCAGCCCCAACGGGCAGTACATCAGCTACCGCGCTCCGTGGCGCAACCGCATGAACATCTTCGTACAGAAGTTGGGCGGCGCCGAGGTGACACAAGTGACCAGTGACACGATCCGCGATGTTGGCGGCTACTTCTGGAAAGGCGACCGCCTGATCTACAGCCGCGACATCAATGGTGATGAGAATTTCATCGTCTTCAGCGCGAGCATCGATGGCAAGGACGTGAAGGCGCTGACCCCGCAGAAGGACGTGCGGGCCGGTGTGCTCGATGACCTGCACAACATCGCAGGCATGGAGCAGAGCGTGATGGTGCAGATGAACCAGCGCAACCCGCAGGTTTTCGACCCGTACCTGGTGAACGTGGTGACCGGCGAACTGAAGCCGATGTACGACAACCAGGAGAACTACGAGAGCTGGGTGACCGACCACGCCGGCGTGATCCGCATGGCCACGCGCACCGATGGCGTTGACCAGATCTACTACTACCGAGCCAGTGCCAACGAACCATTCGCGGAGTACATGCGCACGAGCTTCAAGGACAGCTGGGGCCCGCAGATGTTCACCTTCGACAACAAGAACCTTATCGTGAACCACAACCTGGGCGGGCGCGACAAAACCGCGATCGTGGAGTGGGACCTGGCCGCGAAGAAGGAGATGCGCGTCATCCACGAAAACGGCGAATACGACATGAACAATGTGGACTGGAGCCGCAAGCGCAAAGTGCTCACCGTGGCCACATGGACCGGTGCCAAGAGCGAGCGCCATTTCCTGGACACGGAGACCGAAGCCCTCTACACCAAGTTGGGCGCCAACTTCAAGGGCTACGACTTCTGGGTGTACGGCGAGGACGACACGGAAACGAAGATGCTGGTGTGGGCCGGCAGCGACCGCAACCCGGGCAAGTACTACTTCTACGATGCCACCACCGGTAAACTCGAACACCTGAGCACGGCATGTCCCTGGCTGCCCGAGGAACAGATGGCGCAGATGATCCCCATCCAATACACCAGCCGCGACGGCTTGACCATCCATGGCTACTTGACCATTCCGCGCGGTATGGACCCGAAGAACCTGCCGCTGGTGGTGAACCCGCACGGCGGTCCTTGGGCACGCGACGAGTGGGGCTTCAACAGCGAAGTGCAGTTCCTGGCAAACCGGGGCTATGCGGTGCTGCAGATGAACTTCCGCGGTAGCACGGGCTATGGCCGCGCCTTCTGGGAAAAGAGCTTCAAGCAGTGGGGCCGCACCATGCAGAACGACATCACGGACGGCGTGAACTGGTTGGTGAAGGAAGGCACAGTGGACCCCAAGCGGGTGGCCATCTATGGTGGCAGCTACGGCGGCTATGCCACGCTTGCCGGCATCACATACACGCCCGACCTCTATGCCTGCGCGGTTGACTATGTGGGCGTGAGCAACCTGTTCACCTTCATGAACACCATCCCACCGTACTGGGAGCCGTACAAGAAGATGATGTACGAGATGGTGGGCGACCCGAAGGCCGACAGCCTGGCCATGCGCGAGAGCAGCCCGGTGTTCCACATGAACAACGTGAAGTGCCCGCTGTTCATCGCCCAAGGCGCCAACGACCCGCGCGTGAACAAGGACGAGAGCGACCAGGTGGTGGCCGCCCTGAAAAAGCGCGGCGTCAAGGTGGAATACATGGTGAAGGACAACGAGGGCCATGGCTTCCACAACGAAGAGAACCGCTTCGACTTCTATGGTGCGATGGAGAGCTTCCTGGAGAAGCACATCGGCAACGGCTACAAGAGCGCTCCGAAGCGTTCGCAGGCGTTGCCCACCGAATAA
- a CDS encoding sulfotransferase domain-containing protein: MQRNDWKTRLFMAVDRAHGRFNNRIKDRWPLLSVWLYHKPRSRFLHYRVERALIAGKPLNVGKRQSIVLFTVAKAASMHVQKMVGELTKAHGMVPADFNAYFSTSSGKLYDHFHDPASLQRMFRPQGFFYGALRTHCAIPGPERFRVVVVLRDPRDVLTSQYYSQAYSHAIINERIAQQRKKVLSQTIDEAVMEEAPKLLKIYKDYLREYNGKPWAHITTYEKMVADHAGWLRGIAAHCGLDQHPVLVEKLAHEGRSVKGSGDKNQHVRVAKSGDHKNKLKPETVAELDRMFGPMLAQAPWA; this comes from the coding sequence ATGCAACGCAACGACTGGAAAACGAGGTTGTTCATGGCGGTGGACCGTGCGCATGGGCGGTTCAACAACCGCATCAAGGACCGCTGGCCGTTGCTGAGCGTATGGCTCTACCACAAGCCCCGCTCCCGCTTCCTGCACTACCGGGTGGAGCGCGCGCTCATCGCCGGGAAGCCGTTGAACGTGGGCAAACGGCAGAGCATCGTGCTCTTCACCGTGGCCAAGGCCGCCAGCATGCACGTGCAGAAGATGGTGGGCGAACTGACCAAGGCGCACGGCATGGTGCCCGCCGACTTCAACGCGTACTTCAGCACCAGCAGCGGAAAGTTGTACGACCACTTCCACGACCCGGCCTCGTTGCAGCGGATGTTCAGGCCGCAGGGTTTCTTCTACGGCGCGCTGCGCACGCATTGCGCCATCCCCGGCCCGGAGCGCTTCCGCGTGGTGGTGGTGCTGCGCGACCCGCGCGATGTGCTGACCAGTCAGTACTACAGCCAGGCCTACAGCCACGCGATCATCAATGAGCGCATTGCGCAGCAGCGGAAAAAGGTCCTGTCACAGACCATTGATGAAGCCGTGATGGAGGAGGCTCCCAAACTGCTGAAGATCTACAAAGACTACTTGCGCGAATACAACGGCAAGCCTTGGGCGCACATCACGACCTACGAAAAGATGGTTGCCGATCACGCTGGTTGGCTGCGCGGCATCGCAGCGCACTGTGGATTGGACCAGCACCCGGTCTTGGTGGAGAAGCTGGCGCACGAAGGCCGAAGCGTCAAAGGATCAGGCGACAAGAACCAGCATGTGCGCGTGGCCAAAAGCGGCGACCACAAGAACAAACTGAAGCCGGAGACCGTGGCGGAGCTGGACCGCATGTTCGGACCGATGCTGGCACAAGCACCTTGGGCATGA
- a CDS encoding DUF1572 family protein: MSTDELLKQACIKHLLEGRDRLHKCVGLLTHEQLWHRANANTVSVGNLVLHLCGNVGQWINSTLGGASDHRHRDAEFADMGSLDKPALLARLDEVMDLAQRTISGLGQEQLAKEYAVQCYHETGVAIIVHVTEHFSYHVGQVTLHTKLLLDVDTGYYAGQDLSKTN, encoded by the coding sequence ATGAGCACCGACGAACTGCTGAAACAAGCCTGCATCAAGCACCTCTTGGAAGGGCGCGACCGGCTGCACAAGTGCGTGGGCCTGCTCACGCACGAGCAGCTCTGGCATCGGGCGAACGCCAACACGGTGAGCGTTGGCAACCTCGTACTGCACCTGTGCGGCAATGTGGGCCAGTGGATCAACAGCACGCTCGGTGGCGCAAGCGATCACCGGCATCGCGACGCGGAGTTCGCCGACATGGGTTCGTTGGACAAGCCGGCATTGCTGGCAAGGCTGGATGAAGTGATGGACCTCGCACAGCGCACCATCAGCGGGTTGGGCCAAGAACAGCTTGCGAAGGAATACGCGGTCCAGTGCTACCACGAAACCGGCGTGGCCATCATCGTGCACGTCACCGAGCACTTCAGCTACCACGTGGGCCAAGTGACCCTGCACACCAAGTTGCTGCTGGACGTGGACACCGGCTATTACGCCGGGCAGGACCTGTCGAAGACGAACTGA
- a CDS encoding S8 family peptidase, with protein sequence MRFLLTAIALGAALGSAAQQPTKMNVHLRTYLQRVQGTGVQVHLFLRGDEGAIDAAVRAFDGTVKYRMDGLVSAMLPEGNVAVVIGQDCVQGVEFSLFPGIAMNDSARVHNRINPVHQGAAPLVQGYTGAGVVVGVIDQGCDWRHGDFQLPNGDARIMKFWGQTYGFDALLTPQPYNYGQAWDSAHINNLQCPASDQPGTFGHGSTVTGAAAGDGSLTGNCKGVAPDADIVVVSNGINMPNWTNTVVDGVQYIFEQAQSMGKPAVVNLSLGSYLGSHDGQDAAALMIDDLLNAAPGRVVVCAAGNSGNWPSYHTRTNSDSDTAFTWYLTNNQSFLGYPAVYFDVWGDSADMVNLQYALGANLPGGSFADRGRTSFHDVLSNAGVLITEPIVNPDGDTLAVVDYFAEQRGGQYHVEVHVAQPDSSTLYWRFMTVGNGAHDGWAIGGAGWLSGQVTTGLPDAVDFPSIVHYVLPDSLQSIVTSWACSPNVITVANYHNEEWYIGAHQDTVFVTPDEGSRDPGSSSGPTRTGLLKPDVGATGSFTFSPGPLSTMAAMLNQPGNVWKMHPDSLHMRNSGTSMASPVVTGVAALYLEKCPNAPHSEVIAAVQANAYGDQWTGTLPNVDFGYGKVDGFATLAYGAPSTITASATEFCEGDSVLAQGPVGMTGYQWSNGSVDPQVYVSSTIALGLQVDYGSSCTARADTLQFTELPAPTAPVIVLNGVSLESTVATDYQWIFNGNDIPGATDQTYDPTVNGEYQVLITDGNGCTAISDTLYFGSAAVVERDVTGFGLWPSPTTGMLNVDVPPGLVGAVSYEVHDEQGRVVASGPLAGGNGSRTVQLPRLAKGLYAMRLADGNAVFVQRFTYE encoded by the coding sequence ATGCGTTTCCTCCTCACTGCCATTGCCCTTGGTGCTGCTCTTGGTTCGGCAGCACAACAGCCCACCAAAATGAACGTGCATCTGCGCACGTACCTTCAACGGGTGCAAGGCACCGGCGTTCAAGTGCACCTGTTCCTGCGCGGCGACGAAGGCGCCATTGACGCTGCGGTGAGGGCCTTTGATGGAACGGTGAAGTACCGAATGGACGGGTTGGTGAGCGCCATGCTCCCTGAAGGGAACGTGGCCGTGGTGATCGGCCAGGACTGCGTGCAAGGCGTTGAGTTCTCCCTTTTCCCCGGTATTGCCATGAACGACAGTGCGCGAGTGCACAACCGCATCAACCCCGTGCATCAAGGTGCTGCGCCGCTTGTTCAAGGCTACACAGGTGCCGGTGTGGTGGTCGGGGTGATCGACCAAGGCTGCGACTGGCGCCATGGCGATTTCCAATTGCCCAACGGCGATGCCCGCATCATGAAGTTCTGGGGCCAGACCTACGGATTCGATGCGTTGCTGACACCGCAACCCTACAACTACGGCCAGGCTTGGGACAGCGCGCACATCAACAACCTCCAGTGCCCGGCTTCGGATCAGCCCGGGACGTTCGGTCACGGAAGCACGGTGACGGGAGCTGCGGCAGGTGACGGTTCATTGACCGGCAATTGCAAGGGCGTGGCGCCGGATGCGGACATCGTGGTCGTGAGCAATGGCATCAACATGCCGAATTGGACGAACACCGTGGTGGACGGTGTGCAGTACATCTTCGAACAAGCCCAGAGCATGGGCAAGCCCGCAGTGGTGAACCTGAGCCTCGGCAGTTACTTGGGAAGTCACGATGGCCAGGATGCCGCAGCGCTGATGATCGACGATCTGCTGAACGCGGCCCCGGGCCGTGTGGTAGTGTGCGCAGCGGGCAACAGCGGCAACTGGCCCAGCTATCATACACGCACCAACAGCGACAGCGACACGGCCTTCACATGGTACCTTACCAACAACCAGAGCTTCCTCGGTTACCCGGCTGTGTACTTCGACGTGTGGGGCGACAGTGCTGACATGGTCAACTTGCAGTATGCACTGGGCGCGAACCTTCCCGGCGGAAGTTTCGCTGATCGCGGCCGCACCAGCTTCCATGATGTGCTGAGCAATGCTGGCGTGCTGATCACCGAGCCCATCGTGAACCCTGACGGCGATACGCTGGCGGTGGTGGACTACTTCGCCGAGCAGCGCGGTGGGCAGTACCATGTGGAGGTGCACGTGGCCCAGCCGGACAGTTCCACGCTCTACTGGCGTTTCATGACCGTGGGCAATGGTGCACACGACGGTTGGGCCATCGGTGGCGCGGGTTGGCTCAGCGGGCAGGTGACCACTGGATTGCCGGACGCGGTCGATTTCCCGTCGATCGTTCACTACGTATTGCCTGACTCGCTCCAGAGCATCGTTACCAGTTGGGCCTGCAGCCCGAACGTGATCACCGTGGCGAACTACCACAACGAAGAGTGGTACATCGGCGCGCACCAGGACACGGTGTTCGTGACCCCGGACGAAGGCTCGCGCGACCCCGGCAGCAGCAGTGGGCCTACCCGCACCGGACTGTTGAAGCCCGATGTGGGGGCCACGGGTTCCTTCACCTTCAGTCCTGGTCCATTGAGCACCATGGCTGCCATGTTGAACCAGCCCGGCAACGTTTGGAAGATGCACCCCGACAGCCTGCACATGCGCAACAGCGGCACCAGCATGGCCAGCCCTGTAGTAACGGGTGTGGCCGCGCTCTACTTGGAAAAATGCCCGAACGCGCCGCACAGCGAAGTGATCGCAGCAGTTCAAGCCAACGCCTACGGCGATCAATGGACCGGTACCCTTCCCAATGTCGATTTCGGGTACGGCAAAGTGGACGGTTTCGCAACGCTGGCTTACGGAGCCCCCTCGACCATCACGGCCAGTGCCACGGAGTTCTGCGAAGGGGACAGTGTGCTGGCGCAAGGCCCTGTCGGCATGACCGGTTACCAATGGAGCAATGGAAGTGTTGATCCGCAGGTGTACGTGTCGAGCACGATCGCTTTGGGCCTACAGGTGGACTACGGCAGCAGCTGCACCGCGCGCGCCGACACGCTCCAATTCACGGAATTGCCTGCACCAACAGCACCGGTGATCGTCCTCAACGGGGTCAGCCTGGAAAGCACGGTGGCCACGGACTACCAATGGATCTTCAATGGCAACGACATCCCCGGCGCCACGGACCAGACCTACGATCCGACCGTGAACGGCGAGTATCAGGTGCTCATCACTGATGGCAACGGATGCACTGCGATCAGCGACACGCTTTACTTCGGCAGTGCCGCGGTCGTGGAAAGGGACGTCACCGGTTTCGGGCTATGGCCATCGCCCACCACGGGAATGCTCAACGTTGATGTGCCGCCCGGCTTGGTGGGTGCGGTTTCCTACGAAGTGCACGACGAGCAAGGCCGGGTGGTGGCCAGTGGCCCATTGGCCGGAGGTAACGGATCGCGCACCGTGCAGCTGCCCCGACTGGCTAAAGGGCTCTACGCGATGCGGCTTGCGGACGGGAACGCTGTGTTCGTGCAGCGCTTCACGTACGAGTAG
- a CDS encoding type I restriction enzyme HsdR N-terminal domain-containing protein, translated as MAAQLQLPDFGLKLRSHGTGEEVFDPCRKLWVALTPEENVRQHFLNYLVHERQCPLGLVRTEHEIKLNGMSKRADIVVHDEHGQPLALVECKAPEVRIDQAAFDQAVRYNLVFKVHWLILTNGLKHYCYHLDPGTGEVKNRSLIPTWTDMRAANGRV; from the coding sequence GTGGCAGCGCAGCTCCAACTTCCTGACTTCGGCTTGAAGCTGCGTTCGCACGGGACGGGGGAGGAGGTATTCGATCCGTGCCGCAAGCTGTGGGTGGCGCTAACGCCCGAGGAGAACGTGCGCCAGCATTTCCTCAACTACCTCGTGCACGAGCGCCAATGCCCCTTGGGCTTGGTGCGCACCGAGCACGAGATCAAGCTGAACGGTATGAGCAAGCGGGCGGACATCGTGGTGCACGATGAACACGGGCAGCCGCTGGCGCTAGTGGAGTGCAAGGCGCCGGAAGTCCGGATCGACCAAGCCGCTTTCGACCAGGCGGTACGGTACAACTTGGTCTTCAAAGTGCACTGGTTGATCCTTACGAACGGTTTGAAGCATTATTGCTACCACTTGGACCCGGGTACCGGGGAAGTCAAGAACCGGTCGTTGATACCTACCTGGACCGACATGAGGGCCGCAAACGGCAGGGTCTAA
- a CDS encoding DoxX family protein: MESASVVNGDLARRKSKNALLWALQGFLFVAFGTAGIMKLTMSIADLTAIMTWPGAVPEYLVRAIGAAELAGAAGVFLPALMRMQAWITSYAAMGLATAMICAVGYHLMLFQGAMLIPSIVLGAIAGYVAYGREREVPFQAK, encoded by the coding sequence ATGGAGTCTGCAAGCGTTGTGAACGGCGACTTGGCTCGCCGGAAAAGCAAGAACGCCCTGCTCTGGGCCTTGCAAGGTTTCTTGTTCGTGGCTTTCGGCACTGCGGGGATCATGAAGCTCACGATGTCCATAGCCGATCTGACAGCGATCATGACCTGGCCCGGGGCCGTACCGGAATACTTGGTGCGCGCGATAGGTGCCGCCGAGCTCGCTGGTGCCGCCGGCGTGTTCCTGCCCGCCCTCATGCGCATGCAGGCATGGATCACTTCATATGCTGCCATGGGCTTGGCCACGGCGATGATCTGCGCAGTGGGCTACCACCTCATGCTGTTCCAGGGTGCCATGCTGATCCCCAGCATCGTGTTGGGTGCCATTGCGGGCTACGTGGCCTACGGAAGGGAGCGCGAGGTACCGTTCCAAGCCAAGTGA
- a CDS encoding glycoside hydrolase family 47 protein — protein sequence MRILLALLSAGLLASCSAPSEEQQTTTPPPDPTYLRLAEEVRQETLRSWKAYKQYAWGHDALKPLTKSAEDWYEHPLYISPIDAYSTLKLMGFDAEAKEIEDYVVDSLSWDKDINAKVFEVDIRILGGLLSMYEMTGNPKVLAKTVDFADRLMPAFNTPTGIPTYHVNLRTGKTSGDTVNVAEAGTNILELGILSYYTKDPKYYAAGKRATLAIHERRSKLGLPGTDINVRTGEWTNRNASICAGVDSYYEYLYKTYQLFGDTSIGRVWSEAIAAVNTHLPEQQDSLLWYGRVNMDDGSRTSDVITLYDAFLPALLVLSGDTARAERMQRTYDHVWRIRGLEPTAYDYGKREVRAGDYDLNPEIIESAYYLYHFIGKPEYQQMAARYWADIKQHCRTDVAFTSIADVRTMEPKDYMPTFFFAETMKYLYLVFSEGNGRFDLGEQVFNTEAHPFRRSSFADPMEVRKRLGL from the coding sequence ATGCGCATTCTTCTCGCTCTCCTTTCCGCTGGTCTTCTGGCATCTTGCTCCGCACCTTCCGAAGAGCAGCAAACCACCACACCTCCGCCCGACCCCACCTACCTCCGTCTCGCCGAAGAAGTCCGCCAGGAGACCCTGCGCAGCTGGAAGGCCTACAAGCAATACGCCTGGGGCCATGATGCGCTGAAGCCGCTCACCAAGAGCGCCGAGGACTGGTACGAGCACCCGCTCTACATCTCACCGATCGATGCGTACAGCACGCTGAAGCTGATGGGCTTCGACGCTGAGGCCAAGGAGATCGAGGACTACGTGGTCGATTCACTCAGTTGGGATAAGGACATCAATGCGAAGGTCTTCGAAGTGGACATCCGCATCCTCGGCGGGCTATTGAGCATGTACGAGATGACCGGCAACCCCAAGGTGCTCGCCAAGACCGTGGACTTCGCCGACCGCTTGATGCCCGCCTTCAATACGCCCACCGGCATCCCGACCTACCACGTGAACCTGCGCACCGGCAAGACCAGCGGCGATACGGTGAATGTCGCGGAGGCCGGAACGAACATCCTGGAACTGGGCATCCTCAGCTACTACACCAAGGACCCGAAGTACTACGCCGCCGGCAAGCGCGCCACGCTGGCCATCCACGAGCGCCGCTCCAAGCTTGGTCTGCCGGGCACGGACATCAACGTGCGCACCGGGGAATGGACGAACCGCAACGCCAGCATCTGCGCCGGAGTTGATAGCTACTACGAGTACCTCTACAAGACCTACCAGCTTTTCGGCGACACCAGCATCGGCCGTGTTTGGAGCGAAGCCATCGCTGCCGTGAATACGCACCTGCCGGAACAACAGGACAGCCTCCTCTGGTACGGCCGTGTGAACATGGACGATGGCTCGCGCACGAGCGATGTGATCACGCTCTACGATGCCTTCCTCCCTGCGCTACTGGTGCTGAGCGGGGACACGGCTCGCGCTGAGCGTATGCAACGCACATACGACCATGTCTGGCGCATCCGCGGCCTGGAGCCCACGGCCTACGATTACGGCAAACGCGAGGTGCGAGCGGGTGACTACGACCTGAACCCGGAGATCATCGAGTCAGCGTACTACTTGTACCACTTCATCGGGAAGCCCGAGTACCAGCAGATGGCCGCACGCTATTGGGCCGATATCAAGCAGCACTGCCGCACCGATGTCGCGTTCACCTCCATCGCCGACGTGCGCACGATGGAGCCGAAGGACTACATGCCCACCTTCTTTTTCGCCGAAACGATGAAGTACCTGTACCTGGTCTTCTCAGAGGGCAATGGCCGCTTCGACCTGGGCGAGCAGGTCTTCAACACCGAAGCGCATCCTTTCAGGCGCAGCAGTTTCGCCGACCCCATGGAAGTGAGGAAGCGGTTGGGGCTCTGA
- the tnpA gene encoding IS200/IS605 family transposase, with the protein MSTYFKLHYHIVFGTKNRLACLDKSWRPQLWEYMGGTIRGLDGVPHGVGGWIDHVHLLIDLKPTHAIPDVVRELKKASTEWVREHAGLKTFQWQEGYGVFTVGWRERDAIKAYIAGQEDHHRTKAFREELIDLLNEAGVEFDPKYLP; encoded by the coding sequence ATGTCCACCTATTTCAAGTTGCACTACCACATCGTGTTCGGCACGAAGAACAGGTTGGCCTGCCTGGACAAGTCGTGGCGGCCGCAGTTATGGGAGTACATGGGCGGGACCATCCGCGGTCTTGATGGTGTGCCGCATGGTGTCGGTGGGTGGATCGACCATGTGCATCTGCTCATCGATCTGAAGCCGACGCACGCGATCCCCGATGTGGTGAGGGAATTGAAGAAGGCATCGACCGAATGGGTGCGCGAGCATGCGGGGTTGAAGACCTTCCAATGGCAGGAAGGGTATGGCGTGTTCACGGTCGGATGGCGGGAGCGCGATGCGATCAAAGCATACATCGCGGGGCAGGAGGACCATCACCGAACGAAGGCGTTCCGCGAGGAATTGATCGACCTGCTGAACGAGGCTGGTGTGGAATTCGACCCGAAATACCTGCCGTGA